One genomic segment of Panicum virgatum strain AP13 chromosome 2N, P.virgatum_v5, whole genome shotgun sequence includes these proteins:
- the LOC120660696 gene encoding putrescine hydroxycinnamoyltransferase 1-like, producing the protein MKVEVVETTLVPPSEATPRHALWLSNLDLAVPKTHTPLVYYYPRPEPAGAIDPARLRGALARALVPFYPLAGRLAASGPGGRLEIDCTGEGALFAVARADFAGDDLFRDFEPSPEARRLLVPFAESGEPPCVLAMGQVTFLKCGGVTVGTGMHHVTMDGAGAFQFIRAWTALARGEAPPAAAPPFHDRTLLRARSPPRAAFDHPVYSPRYLSGAPRPFVTRAYAVPPKLLAGIRSRCAPGASTFCAVTAHLWRAMCIARGLPAGADTRLCVPANVRQRLRPPLPAAYFGNAIVRDLVMGGVGDVLSRPLGFVAERIRRAVARVDDAFVRSVVDYLELEAEEGGQAARGQLMPESDLWVVSWLGMPIYDADFGWGRPGLVAPAQMFGSGTAYVTQGPDKDDPINVLFALETEYLQAFEKAFYGE; encoded by the exons atgaaggtggaggtggtggagacGACGCTGGTGCCGCCGAGCGAGGCGACGCCGCGGCACGCGCTGTGGCTCTCCAACCTGGACCTGGCGGTGCCCAAGACCCACACGCCGCTCGTCTACTACTACCCCAGGCCCGAGCCCGCCGGCGCCATCGACCCGGCGCGGCTGCGGGGCGCGCTGGCCCGGGCGCTGGTGCCCTTCTACCCGCTGGCGGGGCGGCTGGCGGCGTCCGGCCCGGGCGGCCGGCTCGAGATCGACTGCACCGGCGAGGGCGCGCTCTTCGCCGTCGCCCGCGCCGActtcgccggcgacgacctGTTCCGGGACTTCGAACCCTCCCCCGaggcgcgccgcctcctcgtgcCCTTCGCCGAGTCCGGCGAGCCGCCCTGCGTGCtcgccatgggccag GTCACCTTCCTCAAGTGCGGCGGCGTCACGGTGGGCACGGGCATGCACCACGTGACGAtggacggcgccggcgcgttCCAGTTCATCCGGGCGTGGACGGCGCTGGCGCGCGGGGAGgccccgcccgcggcggcgccgccgttccACGACCGGACCCTCCTCCGGGCGcgctccccgccgcgcgccgccttcgACCACCCGGTCTACTCCCCGCGCTACCTCAGCGGCGCGCCGCGGCCCTTCGTGACGCGCGCCTACGCCGTCCCGCCGAAGCTCCTGGCGGGCATCCGGTCGCGGTGCGCGCCGGGGGCGTCCACCTTCTGCGCGGTGACCGCGCACCTGTGGCGCGCCATGTGCATCGCCAGGggcctccccgccggcgccgacacGCGGCTCTGCGTGCCGGCCAACGTCCGccagcgcctccgcccgccgctgccggcggccTACTTCGGGAACGCGATCGTGCGGGACCTGGTCATGGGCGG CGTGGGCGACGTGCTGTCGCGGCCGCTGGGGTTCGTGGCGGAGCGGATCAggcgcgcggtggcgcgcgTGGACGACGCCTTCGTGCGCTCCGTGGTGGACTACCTGGAgctggaggcggaggagggcggccaggcggcgcgcgggcagCTCATGCCGGAGTCGGACCTGTGGGTGGTCAGCTGGCTGGGGATGCCCATCTACGACGCCGACTTCGGGTGGGGCCGCCCGGGGCTCGTGGCGCCGGCGCAGATGTTCGGCAGCGGCACCGCGTACGTGACGCAGGGCCCCGACAAGGACGACCCCATCAACGTGCTCTTCGCGCTCGAGACCGAGTACCTGCAGGCCTTCGAGAAGGCCTTCTACGGGGAGTGA